GGATGGGGATGCTGCGGGTGGCCTGGGCGGCCGCCTGAGCCGCTGGGGTCGCGATGGCCAGGATCAGGTCGACCCCGTCGGCGACGAAGCGCTGGGCGATGGCCTGGGCGATGGCCAGGTCGCCCTGGGCGCTGCGGACGTCGTAGCGGACCGTGGAGCCCTCCACGTAGCCGAGCTCGGCCAGGGCGTCGACGAACCCCTGGCGCGCCGCGTCCAGGGAAGGGTGCTCCACGATCTGGACGATGCCGATGCGGGGCAGCGGGCCCGAGGGCGCCGCCTCCACGTCGGCCGATCCCGCCAGGGCCAGGCCGAGGACGAGGAAGGTGAAAGCCCGCGCAGCGAACCGAAGATGACGTGACACGAAGGCGGACCTCCTTCGCTGAGTCGCGGAGATTGGGTGGCGCTTGCGCCTTTGAAGCGCATAGATTGACGGTCTCGGAGAGAAATCCTCCTGACGAGATGGGATCTGTCACCGTCCTGGCGGCCCGCATGGTGGCCGCCCAGGCACTGGCCCGGCGGGCACTGGCTCGATGGGAGGCTCGGGCCCAGTCCATCCCCGACCCGGAGGCGCGGCGCCAGGCGCTGGGCAGCTTGCGTCACAAGGCCTTTCACAGCCTGGGTGCCGCCGTCTACGCCGCGGCCGTGCCCGGTCCGCACTTCGCTCGGATGGTGGAGTTTTGCGTCGCCTACCAGACGCTGAGCGACTACCTCGACAGTCTCGTGGATCGTGGCCGTCCACTGGACGGACGCCACCGGCGCCGACTCCACCAGGCCATGGTCGTGGCGTTGCAGGGGGGCGCCCCGGCCAACGGCCTGGCCGAGACACCGTGGGACGACGGGGGTTACCTGGTCCGATTGGTGACCACCTGCCAGCGCGTCCTGGCCGCCATGGGCGTCGACGAGGCATCCCGAGCACCGGCGCGCCACCTGGCGCTGGCCTATGCGCGGATGCAGGCACGCAAGCACGCCGAGCCGGGCAGCCGCCGGCGGCTGACCGCCAGGTGGGCGACGCGCCTGGGGCAGGCAACCGGCCGGCTGCCGCCGGCGGCCGGGATGGCCTGGTGGGAGATCGCCGCGGCGGCCGGCTCGACCCTGGGCATCTTCGCCTTGGTGGCGGCAGGGAGCCGCCGCCTCCCCTCCGAGGACCTCGAGGCGACGCTGACGGCGTACTTCCCCTGGATCCAGGCGTGGCACATCCTGCTGGACTACGCCATCGACGAGGCCGAGGACCGCGAGGGCGGCGAACTCAACTTCGCCGCCTGCTACCCCCGCCCGCCGGTCGCGCTCGAGCGCCTGGCCGGCGTCTTCCGGCGGGCCCGTGAGGCCGCACTCGTGCTGTGGGAGCCGTCCTTCCACCGCCTGGTCGTGGCGGGCATGGGGGCCCTCTACCTGACGGACCCCAAGGCGGCCCACCTGGGCGCCCTGTTGGAGCGCCTGCAGGTCATGGAGCCGTGGGTGGCGGTGCTGCGACCCATCCTGCGATGGTGGCACGTCCGGCATCCGGCCCCCGCCCAGGTGGCCGCCTTCCATCCCGTGCGGCCGCCGACGCCCGCTCGGGCCACGCCCGGCACGGCACGTGCCCGCGCGGCAGGAGCGGTCGCCCTCGCCGACGAAACGGCCGGCTCAAATCCTTCGGGGTAACGGACAGGTGGTCTGGCCGATGGAGAGCCCGGTGCCGTCACTCTCCCGCCGGAGCCGGGAGATCCCTGCCTTCCTGGCGATGGACGTCCTCGATCGGGCGAGGGCGCTGGAGCGGCAGGGGCGGCGCATCATCCACCTCGAGGTGGGCGACCCCGACTTTCCCACGCCGCCGCCCATCGTCGAGGCCGGGCGCAGGGCCCTGGCGGAGGGACACACGCACTACACCGAGAGCATGGGCATCCGCCCCCTGCGAGAGGCCATCGCACGCCACTATCACCGCCGCTACGGCGTCGACGTCTCGCCCGAGCGCGTGCTGGTGACGAGCGGGACGTCGCCCGCCCTGGCCATGGTGATGCAGGCCATCCTGGATCCCGGCGACGAGGCCCTCGTGCCGGACCCCGGCTATGCGTGCTACGCCAACTTCGTGCGGGCGGCGGGCGGCGTGCCGGTCGCGGTCGATGCCGGGCCCGCCTCGGGCTATCGGCTGACGGTGGAGGCGCTGGAGGCGGCGCGCACGCCCCGCACGCGAGCGGTCCTGGTCAACTCCCCGTCCAACCCCACTGGCGTCGTCTACGGGCCCGAAGCCCTGCAGCCGCTGGTCGAGTGGGCAGAGCGGCACGGCATCTGGCTCATCTCCGACGAGATCTACCACGGGCTGTCGGAGACGGGTCCCGAGCCCAGCGCGCTGGAGTACGGACCGAGGGCCGTGGTCGTCGACGGCTGCTCCAAGCGTTACGCCATGACGGGGTGGCGGCTGGGCTGGTGCGTGGCGCCGGTCGAGCTGGTACGACCCCTGCAGAAGCTTCAGCAGAACCTAATGGTCTGCGCCCCCGCCGCCAGTCAGGCGGCGGCCGTCGCGGCGCTGACGGAGGGCGAGCCCTACGTGGCGGCCATGGCACGGGCCTATGCGGAGCGTCGCCGCATCCTGACCCGGGGGCTCGAGGCGCTGGGGCTACCCGTCGCCGGCCGGCCGCAGGGTGCCTTCTACGTGCTGGCCGACGTGCGCCGCATCACGAGCGACTCGGTCGGGCTCGCCTTCGAGCTGCTGGAGCGGACGGGAGTCGCTCTGACGCCCGGCGTCGACTTCGGCCAGCGGGGCGAGGGGCATCTGCGGCTGTCGTGTGCGGCCTCGCCCCAGGCCATCCAGGAGGGCTTGCGCCTGCTGGGGGAGTGGCTGCGGCAGCGGGGCGAGAGGCCCGCGGCCGGGTGACGTCCCCTCAGCGGGACGGCAGGAGGGGAAGGGGATCCACCGTCTTGCCGTCGATCTTGATGCGGAAGTCGAGGTGTGGCCCGGTCGAGCGTCCGGTCGACCCGGACCAGGCGATGACCTCCCCGCGGGCGACGGCCTGCCCTGCGCGTACCCCGACCCGGCTCAGATGGCCGTACAGGCTCTGGACGCCGCCCCCGTGGTCGATGACGACCCCGTAGCCGAAGCCGTCCATCCACCCGGCCTGCAGCACGACCCCGGGGGCCGCCGCTTTGACGGGCGTGCCGGAGGGCACCGCGATGTCGAGACCCTCGTGGAACTCCCGCGCCGAGCCGCCGAAGGGATTGGCCCGCCACCCGTACTCGGAGGTGATGGGGCCCGTCACGGGCCAGTCGAAGCTGACCCCGGCGCCCGAGCCCGCCACGGTGGGACGGCTGGGAAGCCAGAGGAGCTGGCCGGGCCGCAAGGCCCGGGGGTCCATGATGGCGTTGATCCGCTGCAGCGCCTCGTAGGAGATGCCGAAACGCCGGGCGACGGACCAGAGGGTGTCGCCCGGCTGCACCCGGTAGCGTCCCCACTCGACGACGGTGCCGCCGATGCCCGCACGCGGCACCAAAAGACGCTGACCGACCCGGATGGTGTCGCCGCCCAGGCCGTTGAGCCGCACCAGCGTATCGACGGTGGTACCGTAGAGCCGGGCGATGCCCGACAGGGTGTCGCCCGGTTGGACCGGATACCACCACGTCGTGGCCAGGATCCGTGCGACGGTGGTAGCGTCGGCCTGGCCGGTGGCCCGCAGGCCCGCCTGTGCCTGGAAGCGGGAGACGGCGGATGCCGTCTCGGCGCCGTAGATGCCATCGAGCGAGACGTCGTAGCCGAGGCTGAACAGGAGCCGCTGCAGCGCCAGCGCGCCCTGGCCCCGGGCGCCCCTCGGCGGAGGCGAGGTCTGGACGCCGCGCACCCAGGCGGGGTACTCATCGGCTCGGGGCGAGAGGATGGCCGGGGCGGCGGCCAGCGCCTCGGGCCCCGGGGGAGGCGCGACGACGCCCAGCAACAGACCCACCGCCAGCCCTGTCAGCCATGCCAGCAGGCCTGGCCAGCCCAACGAGAAGGGGCGGCGCTGGCCCGCCCTCGAGGACGGGGTGATTTCCCAACCGGCGTCGTGATGCTCGCTCACCTGGCGGTGGCACCCTCCACAGGCCGGCACCGCTGGCGCGGGATGGTAGCCGGCGGCGCGTCTGGCAGTATGCCCAACGAGGCGGCATGGGATGCATCGATCTGCCAGCCCTCGGACGGGCCACGGCACTCTTCCGCAGGGCGGCGGGCGCGTCCTTCGGGACGCAGGATGGAGAAAGCCGGTTCGGCTGGCAGCGCCGTGCCACCCTGGTCCAGCCTATGAGGAGACGGGCGGCGGGGTGTCAGGCGAAGGGGTGGGCCAAGCGGAGCGAGGCAGGGGCAGGCGCCTCCTCGGGGCCTGCCCCCGCTGGCTGGTCAGCGTCCTTGGGGCTGCGGCGTCGAGGCGTCCTAGCGGGCGATGGCGGCGAAGCGCCGCTCCACCTTGGCCCAGTCCAGGTTGCGGAAGAAGGCGTCGATGTAGCTGCCCCGGTTGGTGCCGTAGTCGATGAAGTAGGCGTGCTCGTAGGTGTCGAGGGCCAGGATGGGCGTGGCGTTCCAGACGGGGAACGTATTCTGGGCGTCGCCGATGTAGTTGAAGAGGTACTTGTTGTCGTGGTCCCAGGCCAGCCAGACCCAGCCCCGGGCGGCGATGCCCGTCGCCTTGAGGTCCTTGGCCCACCGGTCGAAGCTGCCGAAGTCCCTCTCGATCTGGGCCAGCAGCGCGCCGGAGGGCTTGCCCCCGGTGCCACTCAGGATGTCGAAGTAGAGCTCGTGGTTCTTGACGCCGCCCAGAGCGAAGGTCAGCTCCACCTTGAGCTCGCGGATGAGGCTGTAGGTCTGGTTGGCCGCCTGGTAGTCGGCATCGCCCAGCTCGGCGAGCTTGGCCATGATCTCGTTGTACTTGTTGACGTACCCCTGGTAGAGCTTGTAGTGCTCCGTCATGGTACGCTCGGAGATGCCGTCCAGCTGGCGGATGGAGTCGAACGGCTTGGCGGTCAGCTGGTGAGCCATGCCACGCTTCCCCCTCCTGTGGGTGGTAGGTCCTACGCTTGAGAGCGCGCAGGATAGGATAGCCACGCCGCGCAGGCTTAGTCAAGAAAGCACGGTGCCAACCTTGTCGGACGCCCGCTCGGCCAGGATGGCGCGCACCTTGCTGGCCAGCACGTCGATGGCCACCTCGTTGAGGCCGCCCTCGGGGATGATGAGGTCGGCGTAGCGCCTGGTGGGCTCCACGAACTGCAGGTGCATGGGGCGCACCGTCTCCAGGTACTGGCGCACCACCGACTCCAGGGTGCGTCCTCGCTGCTCGATGTCGCGCATCAGGCGCCGCAGGACCCGGACGTCGGCGTCGGTGTCGACGAAGATCTTGATGTCGAGCCGCTCGCGCACCCGGGGATCCTCCAGCACCAGGATCCCCTCCACGATGATGATGTCGACGGGATCGACCCGGACGGTGCGCGCCGTGCGGGTGTAGGTGGCGAAGTCGTAGACGGGCTTGTCGACGCTCTGGCCGGTCGCCAGGCGGTCGAGGTGGGCCACCAGGAGGTCGGTGTCGAAGGCCGAGGGGTGGTCGTAGTTGATGCGTCGGCGCTCCTCGAGGGGCAGGTGGCCCTGGTCCTTGTAGTAGGCGTCCTGCTCGATGAGGGCGGCACGGGCCCGGGGCACCCGGCTCAGGATGGCCTGGGCCACCGTGGTCTTGCCCGAGCCGCTGCCGCCGGCGATGCCGATGAAGACGGGCTGCACGCGGCCCTCCCTGTCCGGCGACGAGGAAGGCGAGGCGGCCAACGTCTACGGTGCACCTCCCGCGGAGCAGTCTACCATACCCACCGGCCCCCGTCGCCGCCAGCGCGGCATCGGCGGCGTATCGTATAATCGCAAACCGCAATCAGCTGCACGAGCAGGTGAGCGAGGCCACAGGGGCGTACCCACCGGGTGCGCGGCTCGGCGAGATGCTGAGACGAGAGGGTGAGCGCATCATGGGGGCGATGCCGGCTCGCCTGGAGGGCGAGCGAGCCCGGGACGTGACGAGCCTCTCGGGGCTGCCTCTGAAAGGGTTCTACGGGCCGGATGACGTGGCGGACCTGGATTACGAGCGAGACCTGGGCGATCCAGGCGTGTACCCGTTTACGAGAGGCATCCACCCGACCATGTACCGGGGCCGGCTTTGGACCATGCGGCAGTTCGCCGGCTTCGGGACGGCCGAGGAGACCAACGCGCGCTTCCACTACCTGCTGGAGCACGGCCAGACGGGGCTGTCGGTGGCCTTCGACCTGCCGACGCTGCTGGGCTACGACTCGGACCATCCCCGTGCCCGGGGCGAGGTGGGGCGGGAGGGAGTCGCCGTCGACAGCCTGGCGGACATGGAGCGGCTCTTCGAGGGCATCCCGCTGGACCGGGTCAGCACCTCCATGACCATCAACGGCCCGGCGGCCATCCTGATGGCCATGTACGTGGTCGTCGGCGAGAAGCAGGGGGTGCCGCCCGAGAGGCTGTCGGGGACGCTGCAAAACGACATCCTCAAGGAGTACATCGCGCAGAAGGAGTTCATCTTCCCGCCGGAGCCCTCGCTCAAGCTGGTGGTGGACACCATCGAGTTCGCCACCCGCCACATGCCCCGCTGGAACACCGTCTCCATCAGCGGCTACCACATCCGCGAGGCAGGCTCGACGGCCGTGCAGGAGCTGGCCTTCACCCTGGCCGACGGGCTGACCTACGTGGAAGCCTGTCTGCAGCGCGGGCTCGACGTCGACAGCTTCGCGCCCCGCCTCTCCTTCTTCTTCAACAGCCACCTGGACTTCTTCGAGGAGGTGGCCAAGTTTCGAGCAGCTCGCCGCATGTGGGCGCGCTTCATGCGGGAGCGCTACGGCGCCCGCAATCCCCGCTCCTGGACGCTTCGCTTCCATACCCAAACGGCCGGTTGTTCGCTGACGGCCCAGCAGCCGGAGGTCAACGTGGTGCGGGTGACGCTGCAGGCGCTGGCGGCGGTCCTGGGCGGCACCCAGTCGCTGCACACCAACGCCCTGGACGAGGCGCTGTCGCTGCCCACGGCCGAGGCGGCCCGCCTGGCGCTGCGCACGCAGCAGGTCATCGCCGAGGAGAGCGGGGTCGCCAGCGTGGCCGATCCCCTGGGGGGCTCCTACTTCGTCGAGGCGCTGACCCACGAGATGGAACGGCGCGCCATGGAGTACATCGAGCGCATCGAGGCCATGGGCGGCGTCATCGCTGCCATCCGGCAGGGCTTCCTGCAGCGGGAGATCGCCGAGGCGGCGTACCGCTACCAGCGTGAGGTGGCCGACGGCGAGCGGGTCGTCGTCGGTGTCAACAAGTACGTGGTCCCCCCGTCCGAGGAGAAGGCGGTGCCCATCCTGCGCATCGACCCCGAGCTGGAGCGCAAGCAGGTGGCACGCCTCGAGCAAGTGCGCCGCTCTCGCGACGAGCGGCGGGTGCGCCACGCCCTCGAGGCGCTGCGTGAAGCGGCCCGACGGGAGCAAAACGTGATGCCTGCCCTCATCGAGGCGGTGCGGGCCTATGCCACCCTCGGCGAGATGGTCGACACGCTCAAGGCCGTCTACGGGACGTACGCGGAGGAGGCGATCCTGTGAGCGTGCCCGTGCATCCGGCAGGCGCCGCGCCGGCGCGCCCCATCCGTGTGCTCGCGGCCAAGGTAGGGCTCGACGGCCACGATCGCGGCATCAAGGTCATCGCCCGGGCGCTTCGCGACGCGGGGATGGAGGTCATCTACTCGGGGCTCTTCCGCTTGCCCGAGGAGGTGGCCGGCATGGCCGTCGACGAGGACGTCGACGTGGTCGCCATCAGCATCCTGTCGGGGGCCCACAACACCCTGGTGCCCGACGTGCTCGACCACCTGCGGCGGCTCGGGGCGGGTGATCTCCCGGTGGTCGTGGGAGGTACGATCCCTTCGGAGGACGCCGAGCACCTGCGGCGCCAGGGAGTCCGTCAGGTCTTCGGCCCCGGCACG
This genomic interval from Limnochorda sp. LNt contains the following:
- a CDS encoding DUF2600 family protein: MGSVTVLAARMVAAQALARRALARWEARAQSIPDPEARRQALGSLRHKAFHSLGAAVYAAAVPGPHFARMVEFCVAYQTLSDYLDSLVDRGRPLDGRHRRRLHQAMVVALQGGAPANGLAETPWDDGGYLVRLVTTCQRVLAAMGVDEASRAPARHLALAYARMQARKHAEPGSRRRLTARWATRLGQATGRLPPAAGMAWWEIAAAAGSTLGIFALVAAGSRRLPSEDLEATLTAYFPWIQAWHILLDYAIDEAEDREGGELNFAACYPRPPVALERLAGVFRRAREAALVLWEPSFHRLVVAGMGALYLTDPKAAHLGALLERLQVMEPWVAVLRPILRWWHVRHPAPAQVAAFHPVRPPTPARATPGTARARAAGAVALADETAGSNPSG
- a CDS encoding pyridoxal phosphate-dependent aminotransferase translates to MESPVPSLSRRSREIPAFLAMDVLDRARALERQGRRIIHLEVGDPDFPTPPPIVEAGRRALAEGHTHYTESMGIRPLREAIARHYHRRYGVDVSPERVLVTSGTSPALAMVMQAILDPGDEALVPDPGYACYANFVRAAGGVPVAVDAGPASGYRLTVEALEAARTPRTRAVLVNSPSNPTGVVYGPEALQPLVEWAERHGIWLISDEIYHGLSETGPEPSALEYGPRAVVVDGCSKRYAMTGWRLGWCVAPVELVRPLQKLQQNLMVCAPAASQAAAVAALTEGEPYVAAMARAYAERRRILTRGLEALGLPVAGRPQGAFYVLADVRRITSDSVGLAFELLERTGVALTPGVDFGQRGEGHLRLSCAASPQAIQEGLRLLGEWLRQRGERPAAG
- a CDS encoding peptidoglycan DD-metalloendopeptidase family protein, with the protein product MSEHHDAGWEITPSSRAGQRRPFSLGWPGLLAWLTGLAVGLLLGVVAPPPGPEALAAAPAILSPRADEYPAWVRGVQTSPPPRGARGQGALALQRLLFSLGYDVSLDGIYGAETASAVSRFQAQAGLRATGQADATTVARILATTWWYPVQPGDTLSGIARLYGTTVDTLVRLNGLGGDTIRVGQRLLVPRAGIGGTVVEWGRYRVQPGDTLWSVARRFGISYEALQRINAIMDPRALRPGQLLWLPSRPTVAGSGAGVSFDWPVTGPITSEYGWRANPFGGSAREFHEGLDIAVPSGTPVKAAAPGVVLQAGWMDGFGYGVVIDHGGGVQSLYGHLSRVGVRAGQAVARGEVIAWSGSTGRSTGPHLDFRIKIDGKTVDPLPLLPSR
- a CDS encoding superoxide dismutase, with the protein product MAHQLTAKPFDSIRQLDGISERTMTEHYKLYQGYVNKYNEIMAKLAELGDADYQAANQTYSLIRELKVELTFALGGVKNHELYFDILSGTGGKPSGALLAQIERDFGSFDRWAKDLKATGIAARGWVWLAWDHDNKYLFNYIGDAQNTFPVWNATPILALDTYEHAYFIDYGTNRGSYIDAFFRNLDWAKVERRFAAIAR
- the udk gene encoding uridine kinase; translation: MQPVFIGIAGGSGSGKTTVAQAILSRVPRARAALIEQDAYYKDQGHLPLEERRRINYDHPSAFDTDLLVAHLDRLATGQSVDKPVYDFATYTRTARTVRVDPVDIIIVEGILVLEDPRVRERLDIKIFVDTDADVRVLRRLMRDIEQRGRTLESVVRQYLETVRPMHLQFVEPTRRYADLIIPEGGLNEVAIDVLASKVRAILAERASDKVGTVLS
- a CDS encoding acyl-CoA mutase large subunit family protein; the encoded protein is MGAMPARLEGERARDVTSLSGLPLKGFYGPDDVADLDYERDLGDPGVYPFTRGIHPTMYRGRLWTMRQFAGFGTAEETNARFHYLLEHGQTGLSVAFDLPTLLGYDSDHPRARGEVGREGVAVDSLADMERLFEGIPLDRVSTSMTINGPAAILMAMYVVVGEKQGVPPERLSGTLQNDILKEYIAQKEFIFPPEPSLKLVVDTIEFATRHMPRWNTVSISGYHIREAGSTAVQELAFTLADGLTYVEACLQRGLDVDSFAPRLSFFFNSHLDFFEEVAKFRAARRMWARFMRERYGARNPRSWTLRFHTQTAGCSLTAQQPEVNVVRVTLQALAAVLGGTQSLHTNALDEALSLPTAEAARLALRTQQVIAEESGVASVADPLGGSYFVEALTHEMERRAMEYIERIEAMGGVIAAIRQGFLQREIAEAAYRYQREVADGERVVVGVNKYVVPPSEEKAVPILRIDPELERKQVARLEQVRRSRDERRVRHALEALREAARREQNVMPALIEAVRAYATLGEMVDTLKAVYGTYAEEAIL
- a CDS encoding cobalamin B12-binding domain-containing protein, with the translated sequence MSVPVHPAGAAPARPIRVLAAKVGLDGHDRGIKVIARALRDAGMEVIYSGLFRLPEEVAGMAVDEDVDVVAISILSGAHNTLVPDVLDHLRRLGAGDLPVVVGGTIPSEDAEHLRRQGVRQVFGPGTDLSTIVDSIRELARARAAGA